From the Papaver somniferum cultivar HN1 chromosome 2, ASM357369v1, whole genome shotgun sequence genome, the window gtcaaagcgatttccaagatattgaaataatcaacatgactttcgtcacttgtaaagatgaacttggacaaagcgaaagcttaccaacacatatttctagaaatagataagcgagataaactcggctcgaaatagcaaatgtgtataatcgaagtctatatagcaatgcgatttttgagtgatagataagttcaagtctccacatatcttttagtcgatgaagttccaccagttccttgagtagttcttcgtatttgcatgatgaactccgtggagtctagaactcaactacactttctatcctagtccgagacttagctataagtagactagaaatcaagacttatagttttggcaactaaacttgaaaaacaagcttgagatagcaacgcttgcgagtttgacaaGCTATGTTGGTCCCTTACCAAGAATGGGAATTTTACGATAAAGTCAGCGTtagcttgtgagttcgaccgagcagtgctctaacaactctaCCTGGTCTTTGAAGAGCGTTAGCTTTGAGTTTGAATTTTTTAAGAAATTCAGCTGCTAGTTAATTGGTAACGGTAAGCAAATTCTCATTTGGCAGGACAAGTGGATTCTGCATCAAGATACACCACCTATTCCTTCTAGCACTGCAAGCAATCCTTCTTCGTATACTTATGTCTCAGAATTAATTGATGAAGATACTAAAAGTTGGAGAACTCAGTAAGTTAACAATCTCTTTGATCCAGGTACTGCTCAACAGATTCTGCATATGAGAATTCCACATTGCTCTGAAAACAAGCTATATTGGTCCCTTACCAAGAATGGGAATTTTACGATAAAGTCAGCTTATTATGCACTCTACAATATGATAAACCACAATGGACTAGCTATCTATAAACCTTCCTCAGATGATATTTGAAGGGAAGTATGGAACATAGACGTCATCCCAAGAGTTAAACTCTTTATCTGGAAATGTATCAAAGACATTGTTCCATCTAAAGAGAGATTGAGTAGAAGAATCTGGCAGGAGAATGTTATCTGCAGTAGATGCAAATCTGTCTATAACATGAACTAACTGCTGGagccggaccaaaccagaccaattaggaagaaaccaaactgaacaatttactaatggattggttacggtgtagaaagtggaaaaccgatagtgttggttttggtttggtttgacctctaaaaccgaaccaaaaaccattggaaaaccgattaatttttaaacttagtttctacagttgatttacaagtattagattttacccattgatttagaggataaatagaaaccctaaatctaatatttcattatgatattctccctctttctctttctccttctctcagtcgcctctcttctccacccccaactacagctgctgctactcgacttttttattcctatcttccttcttttttatttgtcaacaactaaattaagatatattatatatcttcttttgatctctagatttagagtaagctttaactattcttgatatttattttattatttttttgtctgtaaatttgtgtaaaccaatactatcggcaactacgatttttttatctgtaaatttacgtattttttttttttggtttgacataattattggttaaccaaaaaccactgggacaaaccgaaaccaactggaaccctttgaaaaccgaaccaatggtcaatggattggtttggtttagatttttagaaaccaatagtattgatTTCGGTTTAGGTTTGGCAAGAaatcgaaccaaaaccgaccatgaacaaccctagCTGAATCAACTTCTAAGAAAAACAATAGTCATGGTAAGAGTATAGTAGATCCTAAGTGGCAGCCACCTGATAACGATATTATTAAACTTAACACTGATGTATCTTATTGTGATAGAACTAAAACAGGTGGATATGGACTAATCTTTCATAATGGTGCAGGTACTCATGTAGCTTCAAAGTGCAGCAGTTTCAAAGGGGTGTTGGATGCTCATCATTTGGGGAGCTCAGCTATTCTGGAAGGAGTGTAATGGAGGCTACAGTCAGGAAGATTATTATAGAGTCTGATCATCAAAGTCCCATACAAGCTATCCATGGGAGCTGGCTAATAAATGTGCGGATAACTAGCTAAACATTCTCGACATGTTCGAAAAGAGGGAGGATAACTAGCTAAACATTCTCGATATGGTCTGTAATAGTTGGGAAGGGGAACCACCATCTTTCCTGGTAGAGGCAGGCCAAGTAGTTTTGGTCATTATTTACAGTCCTACTCCTGCTCGGAGTAGAgtaaaaaaggaaaaaggaaaaaaattaggCATcagaactaaaagaaaaaaacaaagacCTGCCATGAGAACTGATTACTCAAAGATTGCAAAAAAGGAATATCCCGGTCTAAAATGAACTGAATCATTGAAATTAAATAgaccaataagaaaaaaaaagctgATGGAAATTGTGTCAACTGAAATTTGTTGTTCTATCTCTCTACTATAACTCACTAAACAAAACACACCCTTAGGCCTTAGTAGGCACTTCAGTAAAAAGTTTCCTTAAATCCCAAAAACCTGCTTTGCATCTAGATAATACCGATCTTGTTAGCCACGTCCAATGCATCGTAATCTGGAGTCAACCTAACATAAGCCTTCTTGGTTCCATCAGGCCTGAAATTACAAGAACACatcaagaaacattaaattaggCTGAAGTGTTCATTTACACAAGATAAAAACTAAGTAGAAAGTGTTCGAATGGGACACCTATATCCTACAGCATCAATTAACCACAATATAAACTAAGTTGAATATGTTCGAAATCGAAACCTATAATTTACAGCATTAATAAACCACTATTTGAAGGTATACAGTTTACACAACAAGTACCAAATCTTCAAACAAGAACTCAGATTATGCAGAACGTCCTTTAACCAAACTGCAAAGTAATACAGTTAATATAACAAATCTAATTGCTGATGCCAACAATCTGTGTAAGCCTACAGTGAAATTGAAGTAATCTGACAGTAAAGAGTCAGCTCAGACCAGCTGAACCATAAACCCAGATACATTTATTTTAACTAATCTAGCATCTAgcttgtatataacttgagaaatcaaGGACCTGATAAACATTGCATAGATATTTTTTCAGAAAATAAACTGTGTATTCTATTAAAGGAACAAAAATGATGGCAAATCAATCATTCGCCGAGAGTAGAAGGGCTGACCTGATCAAGgtattcactttcttggtttgaATATCGTACATCTTCTTAACTGCAGCCTTAATTTTCTTCTTGTCTGCACGAATATCAACAATGAAAACCAAGGTGTTGTTGTCCTCGATCTTCTTCATTGCAGATTCTGTTGTAAGTGGGTACTTAAGAATCTGGTAGTGGTCGAGCTTGTTCCTTGGAGGTGCACTGATGCGAGGATACTTAGGGTTCCTTTCCTTCTTCAAAGTCTTTGGGCGATGGAATGTGACTGATGTCCTGATcttcttaattttctttttcaaggTTGACGCACCAGATTTTACTGCCTTTGCAGCCTTCACAGCCTGAGCTTTTGGGTCGCCCTTCTTTGTACCTACTGCATAAGATCAAAAACACCTACAATTAGAAGTTGTGCTGGTTGGAAGATACAACAAACAGTAAGCAGATCAAATATCTCATCATCAGTCGCACAATGGGTTTGTCACACATTTAATAGTGTTCTTCACAACAGTAATTTACAACTTATTCAAGATTTCACCTCTTATTTTACAGCAACATATTGGGCTAGAAATTAAACAGCACTAGCCTCTAAAAAAGAGTTTAGTTGATTTTGTGGATTAGAAGCTAACAAGTTAAAAGCCAATACCAAAGTTGAAAATCTTAAAATAGACAACAACAAGACAAACCACATGGAATGCTTTTATCAACACCATCTTCCATAAgaaattttaaaaaattctttGGTCACTGTGATACATGTCATTCATCCCAAAAGGGTTCTTCCGGTCTATTACTTTTAGGATTTCCTAATTTAATGTTCATGTTCATCAAAACTACACTAAAAAAAACTCCTAGAATCTGCACTTAACTACCGACTAAGTAGATCATTGCATAAACAACTCTAATAACATTCACTATCTAGGTCGTCAAAAACTATTAGAAGGACGAATAGTTTCACACGTAGTGAGACAGGAGCAAAAGGGAAAAACCAAGAGTCATTTTTAAAATGATTCTATTATCAAAAAACAAAGTCACAGTAAATTAGATTCGCAACTATAGGTTAAGACTTTCCAACCATCAAATAAGACTAGCAAAGAACAACAACATTGGCATCAAATCTAACTAAACAAAGAATTAATAATACTTTTAGGAGAAAGTAGTACCTTTCGCTGGAGGCGCCATTGTTTCCTAGCAAAACTTACCTGAACCTGTTAAAACCCAAACAAAATCGTCAGCGCAATCAAGAATCAACCAACCTAGTAAACAAGTAACGTGATTCATGGATTTGGGAGAAGTTTTTCAAGGAACAGACCTTGGAAAGAAACAGCCGCTAGGGTTTCAGGACTGATTGAAGAGGAGAATAGAGTAAAGATATATGTCTCTAATTACAGATTTCTCCTCCTTTCTCTTTAAAGTATCTGCTCTCGGTTGGACAGCTAGGGCACACTAGGATGCAGCCCAATATCCTTGGGCTTATCTCTTGCTATCCAAAATAGGACCTGACCTGCGAGAATTTGGAAAATAACGATTTTTTTTGGGCATCGTTCATTTTTATGGGGATCATGACGTACTGAGGCCACCTTCCCAAtacttaaggggtgtcctaaaattagGAAATAACTAAGTTATCCTCTGCTCTTATCTAAATAGCAAGTACAAAATAATATTGTCACTAGAGAAGGCCAGAAAGAGTATGAGATTTCTTATACGCATTGCCCCAACCGTAAGATGTAATTGTTGTGTGATGGGGAAAGGACAACAGGAAATAAATGTGTTACATGGACTTTTGCATCCTGTTTGGGTATTATAAAGATGCTCGTTGCTAAACAGGCACGTCGTAGTCATCATAACAAAGGTTCCATGTTGTACGTATAGAGACCACGTCAGATAACCAGGGAATTCTACTGTAAAATCACTACTGTAAGATTTAGCATGGGTGCAAGAATTTGATGATTGAAAGCAAAGAAACCATGGTTTACTTATATGTCACAAAACCGGCTCTTTTTCTCTTTTGGGTCGCTGGTCTCCAATATGCAAATAAAAAGACGTTCATTGCACATCAATTGCTGAATCTTCCATTGCCGACTGAATCTTCCATTGTCGTGAAAACCAGGAAGAACAAAAGATATTTCATGTACAAAATACTACTAGATTATCAAACTAGAAGGAAAGAGAAGTAGCAACACAGAGATAGGATATTAATATCACTAGAGGAAACATTCGATTTCGCTGAAAGCCATCCAAAGCATCCTAAAATAAATAATTCTTCTACTTCAACGAGACTATCTATGAGAGTTGGAGAATTTATATGACCTAAAATAATGCTTCCTAATATGAAAATGTACCAAAACTCTATCAAGTTTGCTATCATCAGTTGGTTTTACACATACTCCAAGTATAACAAGCTAGACCTCACTATTTTTCAACTTACTGAGTATTATTCCAGAACATTAAAAACAACACAATTAACACTGCAACTATTATCAGGAGAGGGAGGGAGGGAGAGAGAAATGGGGAGAAATCTAAAGGGAAACATTTAGTGTTGGCTTGATTAGAGTTCTTAAGATATACATCACAAAGTTTGCTGGATTAGAGATTCACTTGATCAATGCAACTCACTTACAATTCGTTTCTCTTCCACCAAATTAACCTTTTCTTCGGCAGTTCCTGTTTCTTCCTCAACGCCTTCTTTTATGCTAACAGCCGGCTTCCCTTCGACCTTTTGAGATCTCGTCAACCTTGCCAAAGTCACAAAAGAAACTCCTCCAAGAACATTATTCGTCCACCTCAAGACGACAACTGAGCCATTAAACACAACTGGACGGAAACCCTTTGCTAACAAAAATTTGATCCCGTTGAGAGTTTGATGTCTAATGTTACTGATAAAACCCATATGAGTCGCCCAAGTCATTGCATTCAAAAGTGTAGGTGGAGGCTTGTTTGGTGTCTCAAAATTAGGATCCATCTTCTTTCTCGTTAGAATCAATCCATTCGAAATAGTAGTTCCAACAAGTCCAACAGCAAACCCAACTGCAGCAAAAACAACTCATTTGTAAACAAAGGTCCCAAATCGATCGAGAAGAgtaaacatcccgggttcaaacatATGGCTATGTGGACAGCTAGCAAAGATGGCAGGAAGAGATGAAGATGCTAAACCCATTGTTGGGGCTAACAGATACATAAGAACGAAATTCAAAATTGATCCGACAACAAGAGTTGAGAAAACAAAATCCAGCTCGTTAATCCCAAGATTAGGGCGAGATGCCATATCACCAAGAACACATGCACTCAAACCTACGATTTCTTCCATTAAAACCTTAAACGACAACAACTCTAGATCTCCAACCATTcagtaaaaaccctaaaattccaaaaCTAGATGCAGAAGATTGGTTGTATGGATTTCCATCACCATCATTATTACGTCGACCAGAGTCCCCTCCTCCACCATTGTTTCCATCTCCTCCTGTGTTGTGATTACCAATCCCACTGCCACTATTGCCACCAGTGTCCGCGGATAGTCCAACATTTACAAATAATTTGGGCTTTGAAGATTTGGATTGCAGTAAAGATAATGATAAATTAGCAAGGGAACGAGAGTTGAAAGGAAAAGAAATAGTATTAATCAGGGAAGTACAACAATGAAAGCAAGCAATGTGATTTACAGATAAGCTTCACCAGCATAATACTATTAATACATGATTATGACCAAAAAAACTGTAGAAGCCAATTAACCAAGTCCAACAATCTACTcaaatctaaaaataaaacaaatgaaGAACATCCTAGTCTAAATAAAAAGTTGGAAACTAGGAATAAAGGTGCGTAAATGTTGGTATAGTTGTGCACAGAAATTTTTTAGATAATGAAATGAAATTGCAAATTCAAAAAGAAGAGACTAAATACATCATGTAAAGTCAATATAGTTTAACAAACAACAAATTCCGCAATCAAAATGACATGAAATACCATGCAAGTCTCACTGTAGTTCAAAAGAAATAAGACTTGTCAAAGCTAATTGATCAGAGACGAGAAGGGATATTAAGAAGGCATACATACTTCCTTGAATGACTAGAagtttaacaaaaagaaaaaaatgtcaaAGAACTCAAATCTTTAAAGTCTATTCCAAAATTCATCATATAAAACCCTCAAAGTTAGTGCATAAAGACACGAGTGAAGCAGTCAATTGAAGGGGGAAAAAACGACTGAAGTTCATAGAAATTACATCTCCTTATTGGACCACTCTTAtgattcaaagatattccttgatactcaaggtgatcccataccgaaaaagtgaaaaacatttaattatgattttcatcatatatgttttaattacccgcaattaaaacatatcctctggaaaatattattagttaatgtgctacactaataatagaagttttctatgaatgttttcggaaatatggttttggcatttaagtggaa encodes:
- the LOC113350292 gene encoding 60S ribosomal protein L23A, producing MAPPAKVGTKKGDPKAQAVKAAKAVKSGASTLKKKIKKIRTSVTFHRPKTLKKERNPKYPRISAPPRNKLDHYQILKYPLTTESAMKKIEDNNTLVFIVDIRADKKKIKAAVKKMYDIQTKKVNTLIRPDGTKKAYVRLTPDYDALDVANKIGII